One stretch of Streptomyces sp. NBC_00443 DNA includes these proteins:
- a CDS encoding MarR family winged helix-turn-helix transcriptional regulator — translation MTSTPTADWLRLDQQICFSLNAASRAFGGVYRVVLKDLGLTYPQYLVMLVLWEQGDLPVKKLGEHLRLDSGTLSPLLKRLEAAGLVRRERSARDERSVEVRLTEEGTALREQALQVPRRIAAATGFDVDEIRELRARLDQLTSALDTAAVEGATG, via the coding sequence ATGACGAGCACGCCCACGGCGGACTGGCTCCGCCTCGACCAGCAGATCTGCTTCTCCCTGAACGCCGCCTCGCGCGCCTTCGGCGGCGTCTACCGTGTGGTCCTCAAGGACCTGGGGCTCACCTATCCCCAGTACCTGGTGATGCTGGTGCTGTGGGAGCAGGGCGACCTGCCCGTGAAGAAGCTCGGCGAACACCTGCGCCTCGACTCCGGCACCCTGTCGCCGCTGCTCAAGCGGCTGGAGGCGGCCGGCCTGGTACGCCGGGAGCGCAGCGCCCGCGACGAGCGCTCGGTGGAGGTGCGGCTGACCGAGGAGGGCACCGCGCTGCGCGAGCAGGCCTTGCAGGTGCCCCGCCGGATCGCCGCTGCGACGGGATTCGACGTCGACGAGATCCGCGAGCTGCGGGCACGGCTGGACCAGCTCACCTCGGCGCTGGACACGGCGGCGGTGGAGGGGGCCACCGGTTAG